gagacggACCAtagttacatgtgtgtgtgtaggtgtgtgtgtaggtgtgtagatgtgtgtgtaggtgtgtgtgtttgaggagaCGGACCAtagttacatgtgtgtgtgtaggtgtgtgtgtaggtgtgtagatgtgtgtgtgtaggtgtgtgtgtttgagagagacggACCAtagttacatgtgtgtgtgtaggtgtgtgtgtaggtgtgtagatgtgtgtgtgtaggtgtgtgtgtttgagagagacggACCAtagttacatgtgtgtgtgtaggtgtgtgtgtagatgtgtgtgtgtgtaggtgtgtgtgtttgagagagacggACCAtagttacatgtgtgtgtgtgtaggtgtgtgtgtaggtgtgtagatgtgtgtgtgtgtgtgtgtaggtgtgtgtgtgtgtgtgtgtttgagagagacggACCATAGTTACGTAGGGTTTCATCTCCCAGCCCTGCATGTTGGTGTTGTCAATAataacaggagagaaagaggcctCCATCACTTCCTGGGCTGAGGACATAAACACTGTGTTATTCAATGGGAAACAGAGACCATTTACATGGTTAGGgtgtagaggggttagggtgtaggggtcagggtgtaggggtcagggtgtaggggtcagggtgtAAGGGTCAGCAGGgtgtagaggggttagggtgtaggggtcagggtgtagaggggttagggtgtaggggttagggtgtaggggtcagggtgtaggggtcagggtgtagaggggttagggtgtaggggtcaggggatAGTATATGTTGGTGTTGTCAATAataacaggagagaaagaggcctCCATCACTTCCTGGGCTGAGGACATAAACACTGTGTTATTCAATGGGAAACAGAGACCATTTACATGGTTAGGGTGTAGAGGGGtcagggtgtaggggtcagggtgtaggggtcagggtgtaggggtcagggtgtaggggtcagggtgtaggggtcagcagggtgtaggggtcagggtgtaggggtcagcagggtgtaggggtcagggtgtaggggtcagggtgtaggggttagggtgtaggggtcagggtgtaggggtcagggtgtagaggggttagggtgtaggggttagggtgtaggggtcagggtgtaggggtcagggtgtaggggtcagggtgtaggggtcagggtgtaggggtcagggtgtaggggtcagggtgtaggggttagggtgtaggggtcaggggatAGTATATGTTGGTGTTGTCAATAataacaggagagaaagaggcctCCATCACTTCCTGGGCTGAGGACATAAACACTGTGTTATTCAATGGGAAACAGAGACCATTTACATGGTTAGGgtgtagaggggttagggtgtaggggtcagggtgtaggggtcagggtgtaggggtcagcagggtgtagaggggttagggtgtaggggtcagggtgtaggggttagttcgggtgtaggggttagttcagggtgtaggggttagtcagggtgtaggggttagttcgggtgtaggggttagttcgggtgtaggggttagttagggtgtaggggttagttagggtgtaggggttagttagggtgtaggggttagttagggtgtaggggttagggtgtatgggttagggtgtaggggttagggtgtaggggttaggctgtaggggttagggtgtaggggtcagcaggttgtagaggggttagggtgtaggggtcagggtgtaggggttagtgtgtaggggttagttagggtgtaggggttagttagggtgtaggggttagttagggtgtaggttagggtgtaggggttagggtgtataCCTCTAGCGTGGTTCCATTCGTGGGCCTCCCCTAAAGCTGAGGGGTCATAGCGATAGTCCCCATGACGACAGAAATAATCATCGGTGCTCAACACCACCCCATGTGGGTTCTGTTCCAGCatggccctacacacacacacacacacacacacacacacacacacacacacacacacacacacacacacacacacacacacacacacacacacacacacacacacacacacacacgattattGGTGAGTGTGGTTAACATTattgtaaaaacacacacacacccatccaacACCCGCCcacccctatacacacacacacacacctaacacgcCCCCTTACCGGGCCAGGGTGGACTTGCCCGACCCAGGAGCTCCCCGTAGCAGCACTAGGACACGCCCCTCCAGCCGGAGCCTACCATGTTGCCCAGAGAGGAGGGGTGCTCTGGGGCCAGCAGACACACCCCCTGTCCAAGACCTGGGGACGGTCGGGACTTGACCGACAGGGCCCTGGGCCAACCAGTGGGAGGCGGGTGTGGCCCGGGTGTGCCAGGAGGAGGGGCTTAGCGCCACAGGGACGATAAATGCCGGCCTCGTTGTCTGATTTCCATGCGGTTGGAACTCCGGCGCTCGAGTGTTCCAGAACGACGGGTTGTTGAGTCGCTCTTCTTCCCCTGCGACGCTCGTCTTCGTCCTCGCCCCCTCTGCTACGCCGCCTGGTGGTACGGTCCGCTCGCCCTCTGGACGAACCGTGAACTGGTCCAGTTTCCTGTATGCCTGGAATGCAGAGGGGCGATCGGAGGCCCCTGGGTCCAACGGCAGGCTGGGTTTAGTTCTGTCCGTCCCGGACGGCGACGAAGTCAGATGGCTGAAGTCCAGTAATGACCGTTGCCGCCGGTAACCGGCGGCTCCTCCAGAGAAGTTGAGGCTCAGGTCAGACACAGGGGAGTGAGGTCCGCTAGCCTGCCCAGCTGAGAACACCCTGTCTGGGCATGGCTGGTCCCCTGGGAGCCCCCTCCTGGAGGCTCTTGGGCTGGACTGAAGCGGCTGGGGTAGGGCCTGCTGCTGGGCGTCCGCGGGCTGAacgaggaaggagagggaagagacggatgaggaagaggaggaggagtgaagatCACCGTGGTCCCTCTCTTCAGCTTCCTGCTGTATGGTAAGATTCTCCAGCTCACGGTCGATCAGAACATCAAACTCTTCTGTCAAGTCAGTGGTCATGTCCTGGTTATCTTCGCTGCGGAGAGGAGGGGCCCGtcggggaggggagagggggacagcgGACTCCCCCGTAGGAAGGTGGGGGTGAAGGTCTGGTTTGGAGGAGTTGTGTTGGGGGCTGAGGAGAGCTGCGGTAAGCTCAAACccggagaggaggggagggagggggccaACATGCTCAGCTGCTACAGACAGCTCCAGGAGAGAATCCATCGCATTCTCAACTACAGGAAGAGacatggaagaggagagagaagagaagacaagagaaagagagagatggagagagagcgagagagaaagagaggggagatggttggagagagagagaggtggtaggagggagagagagaggtggtaggagggagagagaaagggaacagttGGTTAAATTAACTCTTTAGCCGTATGTGacatgtacagttgtggccaaaagttttgagaatgacacaaataaaaattttcacaaagtctccTGCCTCAGTGTCTCtcgatatttttgtcagatgttaccatggatactgaagtataattacaagcatttcataagtgtcaaaggcttttattgacaattacatgaagttgatgcaaagagtcaatatttgcagtgttgagccttctttttcaagacctctgcaatccaccctggcatgctgtcaattaacttctgggccacatcctgactgatggcagcccattgttgcataatcaatgcttggagtttgtc
This region of Oncorhynchus masou masou isolate Uvic2021 unplaced genomic scaffold, UVic_Omas_1.1 unplaced_scaffold_3261, whole genome shotgun sequence genomic DNA includes:
- the LOC135534328 gene encoding uncharacterized protein LOC135534328 is translated as MDSLLELSVAAEHVGPLPPLLSGFELTAALLSPQHNSSKPDLHPHLPTGESAVPLSPPRRAPPLRSEDNQDMTTDLTEEFDVLIDRELENLTIQQEAEERDHGDLHSSSSSSSVSSLSFLVQPADAQQQALPQPLQSSPRASRRGLPGDQPCPDRVFSAGQASGPHSPVSDLSLNFSGGAAGYRRQRSLLDFSHLTSSPSGTDRTKPSLPLDPGASDRPSAFQAYRKLDQFTVRPEGERTVPPGGVAEGARTKTSVAGEEERLNNPSFWNTRAPEFQPHGNQTTRPAFIVPVALSPSSWHTRATPASHWLAQGPVGQVPTVPRSWTGGVSAGPRAPLLSGQHGRLRLEGRVLVLLRGAPGSGKSTLARAMLEQNPHGVVLSTDDYFCRHGDYRYDPSALGEAHEWNHARAQEVMEASFSPVIIDNTNIYYPLTPRPLHPDPYTLTPLHPNHVNGLCFPLNNTVFMSSAQEVMEASFSPVIIDNTNMQGWEMKPYVTMALRHNYKVLFREPSTWWKNKPRELERRTRHSVKAEKIRWMMENYDRHVTIHSIMGSSHPNLPPLYAPTRPPHHDAKLPPQQDPTRPPHHDTKLPPQQDPSPPHHDAKLPPNRTQAHPHQEAKLPPPTGPKPTPSGGQTTPQQDPSPPHQEAKLPPAGPKPTHHNAKLPPQQDPSPPHHNAKLPPNRTQEAKLPPNRTQAHPIRRPNYPQQDPSPPHQEAKLPPHQEAKLPPNRTQAHPIRRPNYPPNRTQAHPIRRPNYPPSEAKLPPAGGQTTPAGGQTTPQQDPSPPHQEAKLPPNRTQAHPIRRPNYPSRTQAHPIRRPNYPQDPSPPHQEAKLPPTGPKPTPSQHQTTPQQDPSPPHQEAKLPPNRTQAHPTRRPNYPPAGPKPTPPGGQTTPQQDPSPPHQEANLPPSRTQAHPITTPNYPPTGP